A stretch of Chionomys nivalis chromosome 2, mChiNiv1.1, whole genome shotgun sequence DNA encodes these proteins:
- the LOC130867825 gene encoding vomeronasal type-1 receptor 4-like: protein MDVKDLVIGIVFLFQSIIGILGNFSLLSYYLIYYFIKQKLKTKDLIFTHLFTANSLIIVSKGVLMIIQAFGMQWLISDFGCKVLLYVQRLGRNMSIGTTCLLSVFQAITISPSDSCCMLLKAKSPKYIGLYITLCWVLYMVINMIFPVYLYIKGNSKNLTHKRDLAYCSNVGYDEVAGSLYTVFCVFSEVLFSVIVAWSGGFMVVILYRHKQRVQHIRSSHVSFSVSPESRATQSILVLVFTFLGLYTLSSILQGWNAFVYDKEGWIMNITAIISMCFPTLGPFIMSHNSITVFEFLFFCMRNRNIS from the coding sequence ATGGATGTCAAGGATTTGGTAATAGGAATAGTGTTCTTATTTCAAAGCATAATTGGAATTCTTggaaatttttctcttctttcctactATCTTATCTATTACTTCATTAAACAGAAGTTAAAGACAAAAGATTTAATTTTCACACACCTGTTCACAGCCAACTCATTGATTATTGTGTCTAAAGGTGTGCTAATGATAATACAGGCTTTTGGGATGCAATGGCTTATCAGTGATTTTGGTTGTAAAGTTCTTTTGTATGTTCAAAGACTTGGCAGGAACATGTCTATTGGCACCACCTGTCTCTTAAGTGTATTTCAGGCCATCACCATCAGTCCCAGTGACTCCTGTTGTATGCTTCTGAAAGCCAAATCTCCAAAGTACATTGGACTCTATATTACCCTCTGCTGGGTCCTGTACATGGTAATAAATATGATTTTTCCTGTGTATCTGTATATCAAAGGAAACAGCAAAAACCTGACACACAAAAGAGATTTGGCATATTGCTCCAATGTAGGTTATGATGAAGTCGCAGGCTCattgtatacagttttctgtgtattCTCTGAAGTTTTGTTCTCTGTGATAGTTGCCTGGTCTGGTGGATTTATGGTTGTCATTTTATACAGGCACAAGCAAAGGGTTCAACATATCCGTAGCTCTCATGTTTCTTTTAGTGTATCCCCCGAGTCTAGAGCCACCCAGAGCATCCTGGTCCTGGTCTTCACCTTTCTAGGTTTGTATACCCTCTCCTCCATCTTACAGGGTTGGAATGCTTTTGTATATGATAAAGAAGGGTGGATAATGAATATTACAGCCATCATTTCTATGTGCTTCCCCACATTAGGCCCTTTTATTATGAGTCATAACTCCATCACTGtatttgaatttctctttttctgcatGAGGAATCGAAATATCTCATAA